A section of the Ornithinimicrobium sufpigmenti genome encodes:
- a CDS encoding ABC transporter substrate-binding protein produces the protein MQSSKHIYYLLASGTALTLALTACSDGGGTGASADAGDGEEIELSVATFNEFGYEELLKEYEDANPGIKVTHVKADTADNARAALRNSLGADSGASDIEAIEVDWVVEFKQYPDKFADLTDPEVEDRWFDWKTEAVTLEDGKLLGYGTDIGPEAICYRADLFEEAGLPTDREEVAELLEGSWDDYFEVGKKFVANSEAAWYDSAGAFWQGMVNQIDYAYEDADGNIVATTNPEVRAIYDQVLQASVEDELSAGLALWSPDYTASFQKDEFATMLCPGWMLGIIEGNAEGVEGWDVANVFPGGGGVWGGSYLTVPAQGDNIEEAKKLAKWLTAPEQQIKAFESKGTFPSQLEALDSEVLLESTNAFFNDAPTGQIFVDRAEAVTSQPVKGPRYFDINTAIQDAITRVDVDKTDDPDSSWAKFVSAVEALG, from the coding sequence ATGCAGAGCAGCAAGCACATCTACTACCTCCTCGCGTCGGGCACCGCGCTGACGCTGGCCCTCACTGCCTGCAGTGACGGCGGCGGCACCGGGGCCTCGGCGGACGCCGGCGACGGCGAGGAGATCGAGCTGAGCGTGGCCACGTTCAACGAGTTCGGCTACGAGGAGCTCCTCAAGGAGTACGAGGACGCCAACCCCGGCATCAAGGTCACCCACGTCAAGGCAGACACCGCGGACAACGCCCGGGCCGCCCTGCGCAACAGCCTGGGCGCCGACTCGGGAGCCTCCGACATCGAGGCGATCGAGGTCGACTGGGTCGTGGAGTTCAAGCAGTACCCCGACAAGTTCGCCGACCTGACCGACCCCGAGGTCGAGGACCGCTGGTTCGACTGGAAGACCGAGGCGGTCACCCTCGAGGACGGCAAGCTTCTGGGCTACGGCACCGACATCGGCCCGGAGGCGATCTGCTACCGCGCCGATCTGTTCGAGGAGGCCGGCCTGCCGACCGACCGCGAGGAGGTCGCCGAGCTGCTCGAGGGCTCCTGGGACGACTACTTCGAGGTCGGCAAGAAGTTCGTCGCGAACTCCGAGGCCGCCTGGTACGACTCCGCCGGCGCCTTCTGGCAAGGCATGGTCAACCAGATCGACTACGCCTACGAGGATGCCGACGGCAACATCGTCGCCACCACCAACCCCGAGGTGCGGGCCATCTACGACCAGGTCCTCCAGGCCTCGGTCGAGGACGAGCTCTCGGCCGGCCTCGCCCTGTGGAGCCCCGACTACACCGCCTCCTTCCAGAAGGACGAGTTCGCGACGATGCTCTGCCCCGGCTGGATGCTCGGCATCATCGAGGGCAACGCCGAGGGCGTCGAGGGCTGGGACGTGGCCAACGTCTTCCCCGGCGGCGGTGGTGTCTGGGGCGGCTCCTACCTCACCGTCCCCGCACAGGGCGACAACATCGAGGAGGCCAAGAAGCTGGCCAAGTGGCTCACCGCGCCGGAGCAGCAGATCAAGGCGTTCGAGTCCAAGGGCACCTTCCCGAGCCAGCTCGAGGCCCTGGACTCCGAGGTCCTGCTGGAGTCCACCAACGCCTTCTTCAACGACGCCCCGACCGGTCAGATCTTCGTCGACCGTGCCGAGGCGGTGACCTCGCAGCCGGTCAAGGGCCCGCGCTACTTCGACATCAACACCGCGATCCAGGACGCCATCACGCGGGTCGACGTGGACAAGACCGATGACCCGGACAGCAGCTGGGCGAAGTTCGTCTCAGCCGTGGAGGCACTGGGCTGA
- a CDS encoding GntR family transcriptional regulator, producing the protein MATQAGPLQGEPFDERTPIYQQIADRIRQSVLVGDLPEGAQVMSTTQYATTYRINPATAAKAMSALVDEGLLHKRRGVGMFVSPGARELLRKQRRATFWDDTLGPVLDEARALGITTDQLIEHLKEQP; encoded by the coding sequence ATGGCCACCCAGGCCGGGCCGCTGCAGGGCGAGCCGTTCGACGAGCGCACGCCGATCTACCAGCAGATCGCCGACCGGATCCGGCAGTCCGTCCTGGTCGGCGACCTCCCGGAAGGGGCCCAGGTCATGTCGACCACGCAGTACGCGACCACCTACCGCATCAACCCCGCGACCGCCGCCAAGGCGATGAGCGCCCTGGTCGACGAGGGCCTGCTGCACAAGCGGCGCGGGGTCGGGATGTTCGTCTCTCCCGGCGCGCGGGAGCTGTTGCGCAAGCAGCGCCGCGCCACCTTCTGGGACGACACCCTCGGGCCCGTCCTCGACGAGGCCCGTGCGCTGGGCATCACCACCGACCAGCTCATCGAGCACCTCAAGGAGCAGCCGTGA
- a CDS encoding carbohydrate ABC transporter permease, with the protein MRRPSWIVYGLLAAVVLGGMFPLWWSFLIASHDATILSRERFPLIPGGNFLTNAATVINTVPFWRATMNSIIVSTTVSASVVFFSTLAGYAFAKLRFRFSGPLLVFVIATMAVPTQLGVVPLYQVMAKLGWTGELTAVIVPGLVTAFGVFWMTQYLSQAVPTELIEAARVDGASMIRTFWHVGLPAARPAASMLGLFTFVATWTNFFWPFIVLGPRNPTLPVALQQLQAAHFVDYSLVLAGAVLATIPLILLFAVAGRQLVSGIMQGAVKQ; encoded by the coding sequence ATGAGACGCCCGTCCTGGATCGTCTACGGCCTGCTCGCGGCCGTCGTGCTCGGGGGCATGTTCCCCCTGTGGTGGTCCTTCCTCATCGCCAGCCACGACGCGACCATCCTCTCCCGAGAGCGGTTCCCGCTCATCCCGGGCGGCAACTTCCTGACCAACGCGGCCACGGTGATCAACACGGTGCCGTTCTGGCGGGCGACGATGAACTCGATCATCGTCTCCACCACGGTCTCGGCGTCGGTGGTCTTCTTCTCCACCCTCGCGGGGTATGCCTTCGCCAAGCTGCGCTTCCGCTTCTCCGGGCCGCTGCTGGTCTTCGTCATCGCCACCATGGCCGTGCCCACCCAGCTCGGCGTGGTGCCGCTCTACCAGGTGATGGCCAAGCTGGGCTGGACCGGTGAGCTCACCGCGGTGATTGTGCCCGGCCTGGTCACGGCCTTCGGGGTGTTCTGGATGACGCAGTACCTCAGCCAGGCCGTGCCGACCGAGCTCATCGAGGCGGCGCGCGTCGACGGGGCCAGCATGATCCGCACCTTCTGGCACGTCGGCCTGCCGGCCGCCCGACCGGCGGCCTCCATGCTCGGCCTGTTCACCTTCGTGGCGACCTGGACCAACTTCTTCTGGCCCTTCATCGTCCTGGGACCGCGCAACCCCACCCTTCCCGTGGCGCTGCAGCAGCTGCAGGCCGCCCACTTCGTGGACTACTCGCTGGTCCTCGCCGGGGCCGTGCTCGCCACTATCCCGCTCATCCTGCTGTTCGCCGTCGCCGGTCGCCAGTTGGTCTCCGGCATCATGCAAGGAGCTGTCAAGCAATGA
- a CDS encoding carbohydrate ABC transporter permease: protein MGATTTAPPATTAGPLPTPALPKRKRRGRRAGVDVRLSPYLYIAPFFVLFAITGLFPLLYTGWVALHDWDQIMGQGEFVGMDNFVAVLTGGAFWKAFTNTVSIFVLSSVPQIAAALLIATALDRNLRAKTLWRMGVLLPYVVAPVAVALIFSNLFADRFGLINSLLETVGMEPVRWHSDRFASHLAIATMVNFRWTGYNALILLAAMQAVPRDLYEQAAIDGANAWRQFWSITVPMLRPTIIFVIITSTIGGLQIFDEPRMYDQYGRGGADQQWQTLTIYLYELGWTRSDFGMASAVAWLLFLIIVGFGIVNYLFTRRIATAEGKKS, encoded by the coding sequence GTGGGCGCCACGACCACGGCCCCGCCGGCCACCACCGCAGGACCCCTCCCGACCCCGGCCTTGCCGAAGCGCAAGCGCCGGGGTCGGCGGGCAGGGGTCGACGTCCGCCTCTCGCCCTACCTCTACATCGCCCCGTTCTTCGTCCTCTTCGCCATCACCGGCCTCTTCCCGCTGCTCTACACCGGGTGGGTCGCGCTGCACGACTGGGACCAGATCATGGGCCAGGGCGAGTTCGTCGGGATGGACAACTTCGTCGCCGTCCTCACCGGGGGCGCCTTCTGGAAGGCCTTCACCAACACGGTGAGCATCTTCGTGCTCTCCTCGGTGCCCCAGATCGCGGCGGCCCTGCTCATCGCCACCGCACTGGACCGCAACCTGCGGGCCAAGACCCTCTGGCGGATGGGTGTGCTCCTGCCGTACGTCGTGGCCCCTGTGGCCGTGGCCCTCATCTTTTCCAACCTCTTCGCCGACCGGTTCGGGCTCATCAACTCGCTGCTGGAGACGGTCGGCATGGAGCCGGTGCGCTGGCACTCCGACCGCTTCGCCAGCCACCTGGCCATCGCCACCATGGTCAACTTCCGGTGGACCGGCTACAACGCGCTGATCCTGCTGGCCGCCATGCAGGCAGTGCCCCGGGACCTCTACGAGCAGGCCGCCATCGACGGCGCCAACGCGTGGCGGCAGTTCTGGTCGATCACCGTGCCGATGCTGCGCCCGACGATCATCTTCGTCATCATCACCTCCACCATCGGTGGCCTGCAGATCTTCGACGAGCCGCGGATGTATGACCAGTACGGCCGCGGCGGCGCGGACCAGCAGTGGCAGACGCTGACGATCTACCTCTACGAGCTGGGCTGGACCAGGTCCGACTTCGGGATGGCCTCGGCCGTGGCCTGGCTGCTCTTCCTCATCATCGTCGGCTTCGGCATCGTCAACTACCTGTTCACCCGGCGCATCGCCACGGCCGAGGGAAAGAAGTCATGA
- a CDS encoding LLM class flavin-dependent oxidoreductase: MSVPSVPSRPLEVALRVPLGAPLPELAAFATEVERAGLDGIGVPDHHHTGRDSYLTLAAMAMATSTLRLFPATSNVVTRHPIVLASLVHSLDELAPGRAELTVAPGFLSVEKAGEAQAKRAVLGEAVRTLRGLLHEGHAQHGERELQLFHHPRSRPGLVHVLASGPRLLELAGAVGDGVLMLVGLHPEGVEAARAHVRAGAAQAGRPDPYGPDSDFVETLIVPIGLGTQDEVHAWPRSWFRDGQPWLHYPSRSNLRWLSASGIDLPELGAGPDATDPASLPDALVDDLLDAYGLFGSPEQCADRLLRARDELGLQRAFLFPAHAWTGSYDLPHDVVRAWASTIGPRLAEAG; the protein is encoded by the coding sequence TTGTCAGTCCCGTCAGTCCCATCCCGTCCGCTCGAGGTCGCGCTGCGCGTCCCGCTGGGCGCACCGCTGCCCGAGCTCGCCGCTTTCGCCACCGAGGTGGAGCGCGCCGGCCTGGACGGCATCGGCGTGCCCGACCACCACCACACCGGCCGCGACTCCTACCTGACCCTGGCGGCGATGGCGATGGCCACCAGCACGCTGCGGCTCTTCCCCGCCACCTCCAACGTGGTCACCCGCCACCCGATCGTCCTGGCGTCGCTGGTGCACTCCCTCGACGAGCTCGCCCCCGGCCGCGCGGAGCTGACCGTCGCGCCCGGCTTCCTGTCGGTCGAGAAGGCCGGCGAGGCGCAGGCCAAGCGGGCCGTGCTCGGTGAGGCCGTGCGGACCCTGCGGGGGCTGCTGCACGAGGGCCACGCCCAGCACGGCGAGCGCGAGCTGCAGCTCTTCCACCACCCGCGCAGCCGCCCCGGCCTCGTGCACGTGCTGGCCTCAGGCCCGCGCCTGCTGGAGCTGGCCGGCGCGGTCGGAGACGGCGTGCTGATGCTGGTCGGGCTCCACCCCGAGGGGGTCGAGGCCGCCCGCGCGCACGTGCGCGCCGGGGCCGCGCAGGCCGGCCGCCCCGACCCCTACGGACCCGACAGCGACTTCGTCGAGACCCTCATCGTGCCGATCGGCCTGGGCACCCAGGACGAGGTCCACGCCTGGCCGCGCAGCTGGTTCCGCGACGGTCAGCCCTGGCTGCACTACCCGAGCCGCTCGAACTTGCGCTGGCTGTCCGCCTCCGGCATCGACCTGCCCGAGCTCGGCGCGGGCCCCGACGCCACTGACCCGGCGAGCCTGCCGGACGCCCTGGTCGACGACCTGCTCGACGCCTACGGCCTCTTCGGGTCGCCCGAGCAGTGCGCCGACCGGCTGCTCCGCGCCCGGGACGAGCTCGGTCTGCAGCGGGCCTTCCTCTTCCCCGCGCACGCCTGGACGGGCAGCTACGACTTGCCGCACGATGTGGTCCGGGCCTGGGCGTCGACGATCGGCCCCCGGCTCGCCGAGGCCGGCTGA
- a CDS encoding LamB/YcsF family protein: MSTDTQIAQTTGSPQPGANASIDLNADLGEGLGSWSMGDDLALLDIVTSANVACGFHAGDPSIMRSVTQAAADRGVAIGAHVAYRDLHGFGRRFIDMEPDALRDEVLYQIGALETFAQRAGTTIAYCKPHGALYNTIAKHPEQAAAVAEALSEFRAGLPVLGLPGSVWLGAAQQAGLTPVGEAFADRAYTPDGSLVSRREKGSVLHDAETIAERCVAMAKGEPITDVQGGELILDARSICVHGDTPGAVDIARTVRDALTGAGVQVEPFTAQA; this comes from the coding sequence ATGAGCACCGACACGCAGATCGCACAGACCACCGGGAGCCCTCAGCCCGGCGCGAACGCGAGCATCGACCTCAACGCCGACCTCGGGGAGGGCCTGGGCAGCTGGTCGATGGGGGACGACCTGGCCCTGCTCGACATCGTCACCAGCGCCAACGTCGCCTGCGGCTTCCACGCAGGCGACCCCTCGATCATGCGCTCGGTGACCCAGGCCGCCGCCGACCGGGGCGTGGCGATCGGCGCGCACGTGGCCTACCGCGACCTGCACGGCTTCGGGCGCCGCTTCATCGACATGGAGCCCGACGCCCTGCGCGACGAGGTGCTCTACCAGATCGGCGCGCTGGAGACCTTCGCGCAGCGGGCCGGCACGACGATCGCCTACTGCAAGCCGCACGGCGCGCTCTACAACACGATCGCCAAGCACCCCGAGCAGGCGGCGGCGGTCGCCGAGGCGCTCAGCGAGTTCCGCGCCGGCCTCCCGGTCCTGGGCCTGCCCGGGTCGGTGTGGCTCGGGGCCGCCCAGCAGGCCGGCCTGACGCCGGTGGGGGAGGCCTTCGCCGACCGCGCCTACACCCCCGACGGCTCGCTGGTCTCCCGCCGCGAGAAGGGCTCGGTGCTGCACGACGCCGAGACCATCGCCGAGCGCTGCGTGGCGATGGCCAAGGGCGAGCCGATCACCGACGTCCAGGGCGGTGAGCTCATCCTCGACGCCCGCTCGATCTGCGTCCACGGCGACACCCCCGGCGCCGTCGATATCGCCCGCACCGTCCGGGACGCCCTCACCGGCGCCGGCGTCCAGGTCGAGCCCTTCACCGCCCAGGCCTGA
- a CDS encoding LacI family DNA-binding transcriptional regulator has translation MSERRPPTLEDVAARAGVSRATASRVVNDDPRVRPQARDAVHAAIAELGYLPNRAARSLVVREPDSVAVLIHEPDQRIFADPFFSGMLRGVSQRLADTPLQMVLLMGEPARDAGRMERYLRAGHTDGVIVVSAHRGDGLMTALSETRLPTVFVGRPLDPDSQFPFVDVDNREGGRLAASRLLSRGCRRIGTVTGPLDMAAGLDRFSGWSEVLTEAGVPIDAVEHGDFTPQGGAQAMHRLLAAHPDLDGVFVASDLMALAAMGELQAAGRRVPEDIAIVGFDASATASMTRPPLTTVANPVSQMAVRATDLLLQVLRGERADSEVFPTHLVEGGTA, from the coding sequence GTGAGCGAGCGGCGGCCCCCCACGCTGGAGGACGTCGCCGCCCGGGCCGGGGTCTCACGGGCCACCGCCTCGCGGGTCGTCAACGACGACCCGCGGGTGCGGCCCCAGGCCCGAGACGCGGTGCACGCGGCCATCGCCGAGCTGGGCTACCTGCCCAACAGGGCGGCGCGTTCGCTCGTCGTGCGGGAGCCGGACTCGGTCGCCGTGCTCATCCACGAGCCGGACCAGCGGATCTTCGCCGACCCCTTCTTCAGCGGTATGTTGCGCGGCGTCAGCCAGCGGCTGGCCGACACCCCGCTGCAGATGGTGCTGCTGATGGGCGAGCCGGCGCGCGACGCGGGCCGCATGGAGCGCTACCTGCGCGCCGGGCACACGGACGGCGTGATCGTGGTCAGCGCCCACCGCGGCGACGGCCTCATGACGGCGCTGAGCGAGACCCGGTTGCCGACCGTCTTCGTCGGGCGCCCGCTCGACCCCGACAGTCAGTTCCCGTTCGTCGACGTGGACAACCGCGAGGGTGGCCGACTGGCGGCCTCGCGGCTGCTGTCCCGGGGGTGCCGACGGATCGGCACCGTCACCGGCCCCCTGGACATGGCCGCTGGCCTGGACCGGTTCTCCGGCTGGTCCGAGGTGCTCACCGAGGCTGGCGTGCCCATCGACGCTGTCGAGCACGGCGACTTCACCCCGCAGGGAGGGGCTCAGGCGATGCACCGGCTCCTGGCCGCCCACCCGGACCTCGACGGCGTCTTCGTCGCCTCCGACCTGATGGCACTGGCCGCGATGGGGGAGCTGCAGGCGGCCGGTCGCCGGGTCCCCGAGGACATCGCCATCGTCGGTTTCGACGCCTCGGCCACGGCCTCGATGACCCGGCCGCCGCTCACGACGGTGGCCAACCCCGTCTCGCAGATGGCGGTCCGCGCCACCGACCTGCTCCTGCAGGTCCTGCGGGGGGAGCGGGCCGACTCCGAGGTCTTCCCCACCCACCTCGTCGAGGGTGGCACCGCCTGA
- a CDS encoding GH1 family beta-glucosidase — protein sequence MTPDLTFPEDFLWGAATASYQIEGAGDADGRSDSIWDTYAHTPGRVLHGHDGSVACDHYHRYPQDVALMRELNLSSYRFSVAWPRVMPDGRTLNPAGLDFYSRLVDKLLEADIVPWLTLYHWDLPQVLEDAGGWPERDTALRLLDYAGAVHDALGDRVRHWTTLNEPWCSAFLGYAQGRHAPGRTEPTSALRAAHHLLLGHGLVVEELRRRDPSLELGLTLNFTDTRPLDPSSPRDLDAARRIDGLANRFFVEPVTLGAYPADVLEDLGELWPDDLVHDGDLATISTPIDVLGVNYYATQTVTAGCDPERASVAAAQARRHDSPSPSVGSEHVVTVRRGVPVSDMGWEISPTGLSDLLLRLHKDYTGPAGVRLYVTENGMADDDMPDANGYVDDPARVDYLDHHLRAVHDSLQRGADVGGYFVWSLLDNFEWAWGYTKRFGIVRVDYDTQERTPKASARWYADVAGSGRIRHNGAGASAE from the coding sequence ATGACCCCCGACCTGACCTTCCCCGAGGACTTCCTCTGGGGGGCTGCCACCGCCTCCTACCAGATCGAGGGCGCCGGGGACGCCGACGGACGCTCCGACTCCATCTGGGACACCTACGCCCACACCCCCGGGCGGGTGCTGCACGGCCACGACGGGTCGGTCGCCTGCGACCACTACCACCGGTACCCGCAGGACGTGGCGCTGATGCGTGAGCTCAACCTGTCCTCATACCGTTTCTCCGTGGCCTGGCCCCGGGTCATGCCCGACGGGCGCACCCTCAACCCGGCCGGCCTGGACTTCTACTCGCGGCTGGTCGACAAGCTCCTCGAGGCCGACATCGTCCCGTGGCTCACCCTCTACCACTGGGACCTGCCGCAGGTGCTCGAGGACGCCGGCGGCTGGCCGGAGCGGGACACCGCGCTGCGCCTGCTCGACTACGCCGGCGCCGTGCACGACGCGCTGGGCGACCGGGTGCGGCACTGGACCACGCTTAACGAGCCGTGGTGCTCGGCCTTCCTCGGGTATGCCCAGGGCCGGCACGCGCCCGGGCGCACCGAGCCCACGTCGGCGCTGCGGGCTGCCCACCACCTGCTCCTGGGCCACGGCCTGGTCGTCGAGGAGCTGCGGCGGCGCGACCCCTCGCTGGAGCTGGGGCTGACCCTCAACTTCACCGACACCCGTCCCCTGGACCCGAGCTCCCCGCGCGACCTGGACGCCGCGCGCCGGATCGACGGGCTGGCCAACCGGTTCTTCGTCGAGCCGGTGACCCTGGGTGCCTACCCGGCCGACGTGCTGGAGGACCTGGGGGAGCTGTGGCCGGACGACCTCGTCCACGACGGCGACCTGGCCACGATCAGCACGCCGATCGATGTCCTGGGCGTCAACTACTACGCGACCCAGACGGTCACCGCCGGGTGCGACCCCGAGCGGGCGTCGGTCGCGGCGGCGCAGGCACGGCGCCACGACTCGCCCTCGCCGTCGGTCGGGTCCGAGCACGTCGTCACCGTGCGGCGCGGCGTCCCGGTCTCCGACATGGGCTGGGAGATCTCCCCGACCGGGCTGAGCGACCTGCTGCTGCGGCTGCACAAGGACTACACCGGCCCGGCGGGCGTGCGGCTCTACGTCACCGAGAACGGCATGGCTGACGACGACATGCCCGACGCCAACGGCTATGTCGACGACCCGGCGCGCGTGGACTACCTCGACCACCACCTGCGGGCCGTGCACGACTCGCTGCAGCGGGGCGCGGACGTCGGCGGCTACTTCGTCTGGTCGCTCCTCGACAACTTCGAGTGGGCCTGGGGCTACACCAAGCGGTTCGGGATCGTGCGGGTCGACTACGACACGCAGGAGCGCACCCCCAAGGCCAGCGCCCGGTGGTATGCCGACGTGGCAGGATCGGGGCGCATCAGGCACAACGGGGCGGGAGCCTCGGCGGAGTGA
- a CDS encoding ABC transporter ATP-binding protein — protein sequence MTTPLGVEIDALTHRFRGAEALSDITVAIRPGTITGLVGRNGAGKTTLLSLIAALRPAQTGTVQVGGRDVWEDPSVTSRICLVRERGGIFEDLRIRHTLRLQGALRPRWDEEYAVELLGRFGVPLKKTPEQLSRGQRSTLGAVVALASRAELTLLDEVYLGMDAVARRMFYEELMADYIAHPRTIVLSSHLLDEVEDLLEDVIVLDRGRVVAAGETDAVRQQHSTGGSLASLTDVLMHLSTERTPS from the coding sequence GTGACCACACCGCTGGGCGTCGAGATCGACGCCCTCACCCACCGGTTCCGGGGTGCCGAGGCACTCTCGGACATCACCGTGGCCATCCGACCGGGCACCATCACCGGTCTCGTCGGGCGCAACGGCGCGGGCAAGACGACCCTCCTCTCGCTCATCGCGGCGCTGCGACCGGCGCAGACGGGCACCGTCCAGGTCGGCGGCCGCGACGTCTGGGAGGACCCCTCGGTCACCTCCCGCATCTGCCTGGTCCGCGAGCGGGGAGGCATCTTCGAGGACCTGCGCATACGCCATACCCTCCGCCTGCAGGGGGCGCTGCGCCCACGTTGGGACGAGGAGTATGCCGTGGAGCTGCTCGGGCGGTTCGGGGTGCCGCTGAAGAAGACCCCCGAACAGCTCTCCCGGGGTCAGCGCTCGACCCTCGGCGCGGTCGTCGCGCTGGCCTCGCGCGCGGAGCTGACGCTGCTGGACGAGGTCTACCTCGGGATGGACGCCGTCGCCCGGAGGATGTTCTACGAGGAGCTGATGGCCGACTACATCGCCCACCCGCGCACGATCGTGCTCTCCTCCCACCTGCTCGACGAGGTGGAGGACCTCCTGGAGGACGTGATCGTCCTCGACCGTGGGCGCGTCGTCGCAGCCGGGGAGACCGACGCGGTGCGCCAGCAGCACTCCACCGGCGGCTCGCTCGCCTCGCTCACCGACGTGCTCATGCACCTCAGCACAGAACGGACCCCGTCATGA
- a CDS encoding CDP-alcohol phosphatidyltransferase family protein, whose translation MPTPHPDPSPDPSQSPDPSPWDRVAAGTVHAYTATGAVLALLMVHLSYAGEVLAVLWLFLLAMVIDGTDGFLARHFRVATVLPGFDGALLDNIVDYLTYAFAPMVLLWSAGYLPDGWLGGVVAAVPLLASCVQFSRADAKTEDHFFLGFPSYWNVAAFYIIVLDTGTGLTTALLLVLSVLVFVPVRYVYPSRTEAAWGLTMTLTVAWLALYAVILLQHPSPSPWLVALSGAYLVYYTGLSLWLTLRAPWSQPRVG comes from the coding sequence ATGCCCACACCGCACCCGGACCCGAGCCCGGACCCGAGCCAGAGCCCGGACCCGAGCCCGTGGGATCGGGTGGCCGCCGGCACGGTCCACGCCTACACCGCGACGGGAGCGGTGCTGGCGCTGCTGATGGTGCACCTGTCCTACGCGGGCGAGGTCCTCGCGGTGCTGTGGCTCTTCCTGCTCGCGATGGTCATCGACGGCACCGACGGGTTCCTCGCTCGCCACTTCCGCGTCGCCACGGTGCTGCCCGGCTTCGACGGGGCCCTGCTGGACAACATCGTCGACTACCTCACCTACGCCTTCGCGCCGATGGTGCTGCTCTGGAGCGCGGGCTACCTGCCGGACGGCTGGCTCGGGGGCGTGGTGGCCGCGGTGCCCCTGCTCGCCTCCTGCGTGCAGTTCTCCCGCGCCGACGCCAAGACCGAGGACCACTTCTTCCTCGGCTTCCCCAGCTACTGGAACGTCGCCGCGTTCTACATCATCGTGCTCGACACCGGGACGGGGCTGACCACGGCCCTGCTGCTGGTCCTGTCGGTGCTGGTGTTCGTCCCGGTCCGCTACGTCTACCCCTCGCGGACCGAGGCCGCCTGGGGGCTGACCATGACGCTGACCGTGGCCTGGCTGGCCCTGTATGCCGTGATCCTCCTGCAGCACCCCTCGCCCAGCCCGTGGCTGGTCGCCCTGTCCGGGGCCTACCTCGTGTACTACACGGGGTTGAGCCTGTGGCTCACCCTGCGTGCGCCATGGAGTCAGCCGCGGGTCGGCTGA
- a CDS encoding universal stress protein → MTWCVRHPRPVVAGAPEGDVMVYAKILVPIAPGYGEEAHRALKVARSLLTPHGRITVISVIEELPAYLTMDIYYAVDPSVRENQMRVGESIVEAFTTDDVEVVTRNGHPTRAILDEARRGGHDCIVIPSAQPGWEHYLLGSTAAGVVRQAHCSVHVLRQPEPKDA, encoded by the coding sequence ATGACCTGGTGCGTCCGGCATCCCCGCCCGGTCGTCGCCGGAGCACCGGAAGGAGACGTCATGGTCTACGCCAAGATCCTCGTGCCGATCGCCCCCGGCTACGGCGAGGAGGCCCATCGGGCCCTGAAGGTGGCGCGGTCGCTGCTCACCCCTCACGGCAGGATCACCGTGATCTCGGTAATCGAGGAGCTCCCTGCCTACCTGACCATGGACATCTACTACGCGGTGGACCCCTCGGTGCGGGAGAACCAGATGAGGGTCGGCGAGAGCATCGTCGAGGCTTTCACCACGGACGACGTGGAGGTGGTCACGCGCAACGGTCACCCGACCCGGGCCATCCTGGACGAGGCGAGAAGGGGCGGGCACGACTGCATCGTCATCCCCTCCGCCCAGCCCGGCTGGGAGCACTACCTGCTCGGCTCGACCGCCGCCGGCGTCGTCCGGCAGGCGCACTGCTCGGTGCACGTCCTGCGGCAGCCGGAGCCGAAGGACGCCTGA